CATCCGGCCCGAAGCCCGGTTCTGCGTCTCCTGCGCCGCCGCTGCCCGACGGCGGTAGCCCGGCGCCGTGAGCCCGACGGCGGATTGCCACGCGAGCCGTGCCCGGATGCCCCCGATGGGCTCTGCCGTGCCCGGGGTCACCACCGGCGGCCGGCGGCAATTCGCCGCGATAGAATCTACGTTGGAAATCAAGACCCACGTAAGGATTCGTAACACGCATGAGCATCACCGTTCGGCAGGCCACCGAGGCAGACTTTGACGACATCCGCCGGATCACCCGTGATGCGTACCTAAACGCCGGTTTCATTGACGCCGACAATCCCTACGTCAAGGAACTCGAGAACGTTGAGGACCGGGCCAAGAACGCCGTGGTCTGGGTTGCCGAGCTGGACGGAAAGGTTGCTGCCTCCACGGCCATCACCTTCGCCGGCCAGCCGTACACCGACATTGCGATCGAGGGCGAGCTGGAGTTCCGCATGCTCGCCGTGGACCCCCAGCTGCAGCGCGGCGGCGTCGGCCGGGCACTGGTTGCCGCCGTCGTCGACTATGCCCGCAGCCTCGACGGAATCCGCGCCGTCACCCTCACCAGCATGACGCCGATGACCAATGCCCATGCCCTCTACGAATCCATGGGCTTCAAGCGCGTGCCCGAGCGTGACTGGTACGTGCCGAACGAGGACATCATCCTTTGGGTCTTCTCCCTGGAGCTCTAACCCAGCTTTCTGCCTGATCCGGGGGCCCTTCGGCCGTGCACAGGTGTGCGGTCGAAGGGCCCTGTTTTGTCGTTGGGGAGCTGGAGCCAGCGCTCAATGTCGTGTGCGCATTCTTCGGTCGAACGCTTCGTGGTGTTGACCTCGAAGTCGTAGGTCACTCCGCGGTGCACGCCCCGGGCTTGCTGTCGCGCCATTCCTTCCACGCGGTCAGCCCGCTGTGCTTCGCGGGATGCAGCCACATCAGGGTCGCAGCGCACGCCCACCCACGCCATGTTCACGTCGCTGAACGCTGACCGTAAACGCTCCTGGCCGGAACCACCGGAGAGAAGAACCTCATCCAGAATCAGGTGCGCCCCGGCCCCGGCCATGCTGCCTAACCCGGTGTACCAACTGCGCTCAAGGGCCCGGTGCTCAGTGCTAAAGGTGATGGTGCCGTCCTGCTCGTAAGTGATTCCCGCCCGCGGGCTGCGGCCCCGATCGGGAAGTGCGTCGAGGAACGTGTCCACGCCGAAGGTCAACCAGATGCCGGGGAGCAGTTCCTGGAGAGCTCGAGTGATTGAGGACTTCCCGGAGCTCGAGCCCCCGTTCAACACGATCACCTGGGGATTTCGGTCCGAAGCCATTCCGCGAGCGTAACCAAGAATCCGGGAAGCGACCATCTTCCTCAGCCGGTCCCTGACGGGAGGTTTGGCGGACTCATCGGCTTCGTCGTGCATCTCGGCTGTCGGTTGCGGCCGGCCGGGAGGGGTGCCGGCGGCCTGTGCGGCATCCTTCGTGCAGATCAGGTCCTCACAACAACGGAAACGGCTCTTTAGCGTGCGTGATCTGCACGAGAGATTCGGCCGGTCGATCCAGTGTGCAGATATGGCGGCTTCAGGCGACGCCCGCGCCCTCCAGAGTGCAGCTATGGTGGCTTTCGCTCGCTGTATCCCGCCGGAGCTGCGCTCTCGAGGGGCTGAGACCAGGTTAATCCGCCAGATCTGCACGCTCGGTGCAGCTAAACCACCGCGGCTTGCACGCCGGCGCATCTGAACCACCCCGGCACGCCACCCCACCCACCAGCACCGGCACGCCGCCCCAACGCGCCGGCCCCCACGCACCCGCAACCACCCACGGCAGCGTTTCACCCCGGGCGAGACACGGAATACCGCACCAGCAAACGCCGTAGACTGGAACGGATACCTATTTATCCGTAAAAGACGCATGGGAGACTCATGTCTGAGATCAATCGTGAGGCTGTGGCGCATCTGGCGCATCTGGCCCACATTGAGATGACCGAGGACGAACTGGCCAAAATGGCCGGCGAACTGGATGTCATTGTTGATTCGATCAAATCCGTAAGCGAAGTTGCCGGTGAGGACATCCCGGCCACCTCCCACCCGATCCCGCTGACCAACGTGTTCCGCGAAGACGTTGTGGGGCAGACGCTGACCAATGAAGAAGCGCTTTCCGGTGCACCCGATAACGCCGCCGGCCGCTTCAAGGTCCCTGCCATCCTGGATGAGGAGTAAAGACTTCCATGAATGAACTGATTACTTCGAGCGCTGCCGTCCTGGCAGACAAGCTCGCGTCCGGCGAGGTATCCGCCGTAGAAGTCACGCAGGCCCACCTGGACCGGATCTCCGAGGTCGACGGCGCCGTCAACGCCTTCCTCCACGTGAACACCGACGAGGCCCTGCAGGTCGCGGCCGACGTCGACAAGGCCCGCGCCGCCGGCGAAACCCTGCACACCCTCGCCGGCGTGCCGATCGCCATCAAGGACCTCATCGTCACGAAGGGCCAGCCCACCACGGCCGGCTCCAAGATGCTTGAGGGCTGGATGAGCCCGTACGACGCGACGGTGATCTCCAAGATCCGCGCCGCGCGCATGCCGATGCTCGGCAAGACCAACCTGGACGAATTCGCCATGGGTTCCTCGACCGAGCACTCGGCATTCGGACCCACCCGCAATCCGTGGGACCTGGACCGGATTCCCGGCGGCTCCGGCGGCGGTTCGGCTGCTGCCGTGGCTGCCTTCGAAGCTCCGCTGGCCCTGGGCACCGACACCGGCGGTTCCATCCGCCAGCCCGCGGCCGTTACCGGTTCGGTTGGCGTGAAGCCCACCTACGGCGGCGTTTCCCGCTACGGAGCCATTGCCATGGCCTCCTCGCTGGACCAGATCGGCCCGGTCTCCCGGACCGTCCTGGATGCGGCACTGCTGCAGGAAGTCATCGGCGGCCACGACCCCCGCGACTCCACCTCGCTGACCGACCCCGTGGGCAACCTCGTGGAGGCCGCCCGCAACGGCAACGTGGCCGGCATGCGCATCGGCGTCATCAAGGAACTGCAGGGCGAAGGCTACGAAGCCGGCGTCCTGGCCCGCTTCAACGAGTCGCTTGAACTCCTCAAGGATGCCGGAGCGGAAATCGTTGAGGTCTCCTGCCCCAACTTCAAGTACGCCCTCGGCGCCTACTACCTGATCATGCCCTCCGAGGCTTCCTCGAACCTGGCCAAGTACGACGGCGTCCGCTACGGCCTGCGTGCCCTGCCCGCCGACGGTCCGATGACCATCGAACGCGTCATGGGCGCCACCCGCGCCGCCGGATTCGGTGAAGAGGTCAAGCGCCGCATCATCCTGGGCACCTACGCGCTGTCCGCCGGTTACTACGACGCCTACTACGGCTCGGCCCAGAAGGTGCGCACCCTGATCCAGCGCGACTTCAACGCCGCATTCGCCCAGGCGGACGTCCTGATCTCCCCGACCTCGCCCAACACGGCGTTCAAGCTCGGCGAAAAGCTCGACGATCCGCTGGCGATGTACCTGAACGACGTCGCAACCATTCCAGCCAACCTGGCCGGCGTCCCGGGCATCTCGATCCCCGGCGGCCTGGCCGATGGACTGCCCGTGGGTATCCAGTTCCTGGCTCCGGTCCGCGAAGACGCCCGGCTGTACCGCGCCGGCGCGGCCCTCGAAGGCCTGCTGGAACAGAAGTGGGGCGGCCCGCTGCTGGCCTCTGCACCCGTACTCGGAGGAGTGAAGTAATGTCTGTGCACATCCAGGACGACACCCTGTCCTTCGAAGAGGCCATGGAGAAGTACGATCCGGTGCTCGGTTTCGAGGTCCATGTGGAACTCAACACCAACACCAAGATGTTCTCCGATGCGCCCAACATCTTCGGCGACGAGCCGAACACCAACGTCACCCCGGTCTGCCTGGGCATGCCCGGCGTGCTGCCGGTGGTCAACAAGACCGCCGTGGAGTACTCGATCCTGATCGGCCTCGCGCTGAACTGCAAGATCGCGCCGTCGTGCACCTTTGCCCGGAAGCAGTACTTCTACCCGGACACGCCCAAGAACTTCCAGACCTCGCAGTACGAAGATCCCATCGCGTACGACGGCTACCTGGACATCGAACTTGAAGACGGCACCGTGTTCCGCGTCGAGATCGAACGCGCCCACATGGAAGAGGACGCCGGCAAGCTGACCCACATGGGCGGCGCCACCGGACGCATCCAGGGCGCCGACTTCTCGCTGGTGGACTACAACCGGTCCGGCGTTCCGCTGGTCGAGATTGTCACCAAGCCGATCGAGGGCGCCGGCTCCCGCGCGCCCGAGCTGGCCAAGGCCTACGTGGCCGCGGTCCGCGAGATCGTGAAGAACCTCGGAGTCTCCGACGCCAAGATGGAACGCGGCAACGTGCGCTGCGACGCCAACGTGTCCCTGCGCCCATACGGCCAGGAAAAGTTCGGCACGCGCTCGGAAACCAAGAACGTTAACTCGCTGCGCGCCGTCGAACGCGCCGTCCGCTACGAAATCCAGCGCCACGCCGCCGTGCTCGAATCCGGCAGCAAGATTGTTCAGGAAACCCGGCACTGGCACGAGGACACGCGCTCGACGACGTCGGGCCGGCCCAAGTCCGACGCCGACGACTACCGCTACTTCCCGGAGCCCGACCTCGTTCCCGTGGTCACCTCCAAGGAATGGATCGAAGAGCTGCGCTCCCGCCTGCCCGAGCCGCCGGCCGAGCGCCGCAAGCGGCTGCAGGCCGACTGGGGCTACTCGGATGCCGAGTTCCGGGACGTCGTCAACGCCGGGGTCATGGACTCCATTGAAGACACCATCGCCGCCGGCGCCTCCGCACAGGTGGCCCGCAAGTGGTGGATGGGCGAAGTCTCCCGCCGCGCCAAGGAAGCCGAGGTCGATCCGACCGAGGTTGGCGTCACGCCCGAACTGATCGTTGAACTGGACCGCCTGATCCAGGCCGGCAAGATCAACGACAAGCTGGCCCGGCAGGTCCTCGACGGCGTCCTCGCCGGCGAAGGCACTCCGGAGGAAGTCATCGAGGCGCGCGGCCTGGCCGTAGTGTCCGACGACGGCCCGCTGCTCGAAGCCATCGACGCCGCCCTGGCGGCCCAGCCCGACGTCGCGGACAAGATCCGCGGCGGCAAGGTGCAGGCTGTCGGCGCCATCGTCGGCGGCGTCATGAAGGCGACCCGCGGACAGGCCGACGCCGGCCGCGTGCGCGAGCTGATCCTCGAACGCCTCGGCGTGCAGAACTGACACCGGCCGCTGATCTGACCTAAACGAACGCCGGTCCCGGGATTCCCGGGGCCGGCGTCCGCGTTAACCCGTGCGGCAGCCGGACATCTCCGCGGGCAGACGCAGCACTCCGGCGGGCGGTAGGGTCAGGGCATGGCCAATCACCCTCCCGCAGAGATCTTCGTGGATGAGTCCCTGGTGCGCCGGCTGCTGCAGGAACAGCACCCGCACCTGGCGGACCGGCCGCTGCGGCCGGTGGCCAACGGTTGGGACAACTACATCTTCCGGCTCGGCACCGACTATGCCGTCCGGCTGCCCCGGCGTCTGTCGGCAGCGGCGCTGACCGCCAACGAACAGGTCTGGCTGCCCGCACTGACCGCGGACCTGACGGTCGCGACATCCGCTCCGCTCTACGCCGGCAGCCCCTCCGAGGCATTTCCCTGGCCGTGGAACGTCACGCGCTGGTTTCCCGGCACCGCCGTCTCGCTCCAGCCGCGGGACCGCAACGTGGCACTGGCCGCCCCGCTGGCCGGGTTCCTGAACGCCTTCCACCGGCCGGCGCCGCCGGACTTTCCGCGCAACCCGGTGCGCGGCGTTCCGCTCGCCAGCCGAAACGACGCCGTGCGGGGCCGCCTCGACAGCGGCATGGTGCCGCACGCGGCCCGGATCCGCGAGCTGTGGGAGGCCAGCCTCGAGCTTCCGGTCTGGCCCGGACCGGCGCTGTGGATTCACGGCGACCTGCACCCCGCCAACCTCGTCGGCGCGGCGGACGGCACGCTGCAGGCCGTGATCGACTTCGGAGACCTGACCGCGGGAGATCCGGCCACTGACCTCGCCGCCGCCTGGCTGGTGTTTGACCGGACCGGACGTAATGAGTTCCGGAAATCCCTGGGCACCCAGTACGACGCCGATCCGCACGTCTGGGGGAGGGCGCAGGGCTGGGCAGTCTGCATGGCCTCGAGCCTGCTGGCCAACTCCGACGACCATCCGGGCATGTACCTGCTGGGATCGGAGACCCTGATGGAAATCCTGACCGAGGGACCGGACTGGCCGTGAGGGCCCGAGGAGGCAAGTAACGGACAGTGGCATGGGGAAAGTCGACGGCAGCGAGAAAGGCGACGGCACCCGGGAAGCTGACGGCGTCGGGGAAGTCGACATCTTGGTGGTCGGCGGAGGAATCGCCGGACTGTCCCTCGGCTCGGCGCTGGCCGGCCGGACCAGCGTGCTGGTGGTGGAGGCTGAGGAAACCCTGGGCTTCCACACCTCCTCGCGCTCGGCACGGCAGCTCATTCCCAGTTACGGCCCGGCCGTGATTCAGGACCTGACGATCCGGACGCTCGCCTTGATCCGGGCGCTGGAGGTCCATCTGCCGGAACCGGTGCTCACCCCGCGCAGCTTTCTGCTGGTGGGAACCGAGGGCACCGTCCGGGACCGGGCCAGCGGCCACATGCGTCCGGTCACACCCGGCGAAGTGCAGGCCCTGGCTCCCGAGCTGAAACCCGGCGCGTTTGCCGCGGCAGGCCTGGACACCACCTCCGTTGCCTGCAACACCGATGCGCTGATGGAGTATCACCGGCAGCGGATCCTGGACCGCGGCGGACGGATCCTGACCGGCCATCCGGTCCGGAGCGCGGTGTTCGAACCCGGTGCAGACGACGCGGGCAGCTGGGTGACCACGGCCGGGCCGCTGAGCATCCGGTCCCGCGTGGTGGTGAACGCGGCCGGCGCGTGGGCCGACCGGTTGGCCTCGCTGTACGGTGTCCGGACCCGCGGGCTGCAGCCGTACCGGCGCACTGCCGCCGTCGTCGTCGTGGAAAACCCGCTGGCACCGGGCGCGCCAATGGTTGCCGACGCCGATGAGTCCTTTTATTACCGGGCGGAAGGAGAGCAGGTGCTGATCTCTCCGTCGGAGACCGTGCCGAGCGATCCGGTGGACGCCCGGCCGCGCGCGGAGGAGGTCGAGGCGCTGGTGAAACTCGTCAATTCCGTCACGACGCTGGGCATCACCGACGTGGTCCGGTCCTGGACCGGATTGCGCACCGAAGCTGCCGACGGCCTGCCGGTGGTGGGGTACGACGACGTCGTTCCCGGGTTCTTCTGGCTCGCCGGGCAGGGTGGCTACGGCTTTCAGACCTCGTCCGGAATTGCTGAACTGGCGGTTGCCCCGCTGCTGGGCGAGAGTTCGAAAACCCCGGCGGCCAAGGCCCTGGATCCAGCTCGCGCAACGCTGTGACCAAGATCTCACAACTACTGCGTAACGAATCGGTCCGAGGTGGCGCGTATGGTCTTTTTCACTGCCCCCGGTGCCTAAAGTTGAAGGACAAAGCCATGTCGGCTTCCTCTTCGTTTAGATCCGCCTTTTTGTCTTGAAAGGTCTGTCCCAGTGCCAGATATATTGCCGCCACAGCTCGTTGGCGCGCAGCAACGTCCCCTCTATGTAAAAGTACGAACAGCTATAACCGTTATTTCCTGCGTATGGCTCATATTGGCAATAACAGACTTCGGTTTCTTTTCCGGCGGGACAACTTCTCTGGCCCTGTCCCTGGTGCTTCTTTACGGGACCGGCGCTGCGCTGATTGTGGTAATTGCCGCCGTCTACCGCCTGGTGAACAAATGGGCGCTCAAGCGGACAGAAACGGCGCCGGAAGACACCGCCGCCGTGGCATTTCTCGGCACGACACGATCGGCGACCGAAGAAGTTCGGTCCGCCCTGCGCCCGCCTGCTGCCACGGGGCGGCCCCACCCGGCTCCCGTCAGTCCGCGGACGGTCCGCCCCGCCGCATCGGTGTCCGCTTCGGACACGGCCGCGACGAAACCTGCCGCTCAGAAGCAGCCGGCCAACGGGCAGAACATTGCCGCCTCGGCCAAGCCTGCGCCGAAAAAGACCGTTCCGACGAAATCCGCGTCGAACCCGGCTCAGGGGATCAGGACCCAGTCGAAAATCCCGCCGGCCAAAACGGCTCAGGCAAAAGGCCGCCCCGCCAACAACGCCGGATCGAAGTCAGCGCCGGCGGAGCGCACCGACAGCTCGGGAGACCGCGTGCCGGGCAACAAGCCGGGCAGCGCGAAGGACGGCTCCTCCGGCGCCGGCGGCCCGGCGGCCCCTGCCCAGCAAATCTGCAACACAGCCAACGGTGCGCGTCCGGCGCTGGTGCTGGCCGCCAGCACTGCCCTGCCTCAGCTGCCCCGCCAGCAGCATGTCCTGGACGGCCGGCAGCGGGCGTCCTGACCTGCGGGAAAACCGCCGGACCGGGCGTTCAGGGAGTTGCCAGCTTTCCTACAGTTCCCGCCCAGCCAGGTCCATTATTGTAGAAGTACCTCATAAGGGTGCGAGTGATGAATGGATAGAGTAGTGACCTATCCGGCGCCGGCAGACTAGGGTTGTTCCCCCCAACCAGCCCATAGTCTGCCGGCGCTTTTCTTTGTCCGGACACAATCATCAAATTCGGGCATTGGCGTCGTACCGCCGGCGAATTCCTTTCAACTGCCCCGTTCCAAGAAAGCCCGCCCGGTGCATGAAAGAATCAAGCAACGGGATGACGCCGGGATGACGCCGGGATGCTGACGCGGAACCGTGCGGATCGAACTCTTCCCGGGACGAAGACACAAACCGGAAGAGTAAGAGCAACAGCGAGGGCAGGATTTGATGAGCGCCAACTGGGTTGAGCACGTTATGTGGTGGCACGTGTATCCGCTGGGCTTCGTGGGTGCGCCGATCCGGCCCGACGACCGGGACAGCAGCGTCAGCCACCGCCTTCCGGAGGTGGAGCGCTGGTTCGACCACATCCTTGACCTGGGCTTGAACGGCCTCGCCCTTGGCCCGGTTTTCTCCTCCATGACCCATGGCTACGACACCCTCGACTATTACGCCGTCGACGACCGGCTCGGCGACGAGTCCGACGTCGTGCATTTGGTGAACGCTGCCCACGAACGGGGGATCCGCGTCCTCCTGGACGGTGTCTTCAACCACGTGGGGCGGGCACATCCCTGGTTCACTGATGTCGAGCGCAACGGTCAGGCCTCACCGTACGCGGACCTCTTCCGCATCGACTGGGCGGGGTGGAGCCCGGGGAAGCCGGTTAAAGCTGATGTCTTTGAAGGCCACGACGGACTGGTCGCGCTGGACCACAGATCACCCCGCGTCGCTGACCTGGTGATCGACGTCATGAATTACTGGTTGGAGCGGGGGGTTGATGGCTGGAGGCTCGACGCAGCCTACGCCGTCCCCCCCGAATTTTGGGCCGGGGTCCTGCCGAAGGTCCGACAGCGGCATCCCGAGGCGTGGTTCACCGGGGAGGTCATCCACGGCGCCGATGTGCAGATGATTGAGGCCTCGACGATGGACTCGCTCACCCAATACGAGCTGTGGCAGGGCATCTGGCACGGTATCTCCGACCGCAACCTCCACGAACTCGGCCACGCGCTCAAGCGGCACAGCCTGCTCCTGTCCGGCTACGT
This genomic interval from Arthrobacter sp. zg-Y820 contains the following:
- a CDS encoding GNAT family N-acetyltransferase, giving the protein MSITVRQATEADFDDIRRITRDAYLNAGFIDADNPYVKELENVEDRAKNAVVWVAELDGKVAASTAITFAGQPYTDIAIEGELEFRMLAVDPQLQRGGVGRALVAAVVDYARSLDGIRAVTLTSMTPMTNAHALYESMGFKRVPERDWYVPNEDIILWVFSLEL
- a CDS encoding AAA family ATPase is translated as MASDRNPQVIVLNGGSSSGKSSITRALQELLPGIWLTFGVDTFLDALPDRGRSPRAGITYEQDGTITFSTEHRALERSWYTGLGSMAGAGAHLILDEVLLSGGSGQERLRSAFSDVNMAWVGVRCDPDVAASREAQRADRVEGMARQQARGVHRGVTYDFEVNTTKRSTEECAHDIERWLQLPNDKTGPFDRTPVHGRRAPGSGRKLG
- the gatC gene encoding Asp-tRNA(Asn)/Glu-tRNA(Gln) amidotransferase subunit GatC, which produces MSEINREAVAHLAHLAHIEMTEDELAKMAGELDVIVDSIKSVSEVAGEDIPATSHPIPLTNVFREDVVGQTLTNEEALSGAPDNAAGRFKVPAILDEE
- the gatA gene encoding Asp-tRNA(Asn)/Glu-tRNA(Gln) amidotransferase subunit GatA: MNELITSSAAVLADKLASGEVSAVEVTQAHLDRISEVDGAVNAFLHVNTDEALQVAADVDKARAAGETLHTLAGVPIAIKDLIVTKGQPTTAGSKMLEGWMSPYDATVISKIRAARMPMLGKTNLDEFAMGSSTEHSAFGPTRNPWDLDRIPGGSGGGSAAAVAAFEAPLALGTDTGGSIRQPAAVTGSVGVKPTYGGVSRYGAIAMASSLDQIGPVSRTVLDAALLQEVIGGHDPRDSTSLTDPVGNLVEAARNGNVAGMRIGVIKELQGEGYEAGVLARFNESLELLKDAGAEIVEVSCPNFKYALGAYYLIMPSEASSNLAKYDGVRYGLRALPADGPMTIERVMGATRAAGFGEEVKRRIILGTYALSAGYYDAYYGSAQKVRTLIQRDFNAAFAQADVLISPTSPNTAFKLGEKLDDPLAMYLNDVATIPANLAGVPGISIPGGLADGLPVGIQFLAPVREDARLYRAGAALEGLLEQKWGGPLLASAPVLGGVK
- the gatB gene encoding Asp-tRNA(Asn)/Glu-tRNA(Gln) amidotransferase subunit GatB, translated to MSVHIQDDTLSFEEAMEKYDPVLGFEVHVELNTNTKMFSDAPNIFGDEPNTNVTPVCLGMPGVLPVVNKTAVEYSILIGLALNCKIAPSCTFARKQYFYPDTPKNFQTSQYEDPIAYDGYLDIELEDGTVFRVEIERAHMEEDAGKLTHMGGATGRIQGADFSLVDYNRSGVPLVEIVTKPIEGAGSRAPELAKAYVAAVREIVKNLGVSDAKMERGNVRCDANVSLRPYGQEKFGTRSETKNVNSLRAVERAVRYEIQRHAAVLESGSKIVQETRHWHEDTRSTTSGRPKSDADDYRYFPEPDLVPVVTSKEWIEELRSRLPEPPAERRKRLQADWGYSDAEFRDVVNAGVMDSIEDTIAAGASAQVARKWWMGEVSRRAKEAEVDPTEVGVTPELIVELDRLIQAGKINDKLARQVLDGVLAGEGTPEEVIEARGLAVVSDDGPLLEAIDAALAAQPDVADKIRGGKVQAVGAIVGGVMKATRGQADAGRVRELILERLGVQN
- a CDS encoding aminoglycoside phosphotransferase family protein; its protein translation is MANHPPAEIFVDESLVRRLLQEQHPHLADRPLRPVANGWDNYIFRLGTDYAVRLPRRLSAAALTANEQVWLPALTADLTVATSAPLYAGSPSEAFPWPWNVTRWFPGTAVSLQPRDRNVALAAPLAGFLNAFHRPAPPDFPRNPVRGVPLASRNDAVRGRLDSGMVPHAARIRELWEASLELPVWPGPALWIHGDLHPANLVGAADGTLQAVIDFGDLTAGDPATDLAAAWLVFDRTGRNEFRKSLGTQYDADPHVWGRAQGWAVCMASSLLANSDDHPGMYLLGSETLMEILTEGPDWP
- a CDS encoding FAD-dependent oxidoreductase — encoded protein: MGKVDGSEKGDGTREADGVGEVDILVVGGGIAGLSLGSALAGRTSVLVVEAEETLGFHTSSRSARQLIPSYGPAVIQDLTIRTLALIRALEVHLPEPVLTPRSFLLVGTEGTVRDRASGHMRPVTPGEVQALAPELKPGAFAAAGLDTTSVACNTDALMEYHRQRILDRGGRILTGHPVRSAVFEPGADDAGSWVTTAGPLSIRSRVVVNAAGAWADRLASLYGVRTRGLQPYRRTAAVVVVENPLAPGAPMVADADESFYYRAEGEQVLISPSETVPSDPVDARPRAEEVEALVKLVNSVTTLGITDVVRSWTGLRTEAADGLPVVGYDDVVPGFFWLAGQGGYGFQTSSGIAELAVAPLLGESSKTPAAKALDPARATL
- a CDS encoding alpha-amylase family protein, whose amino-acid sequence is MSANWVEHVMWWHVYPLGFVGAPIRPDDRDSSVSHRLPEVERWFDHILDLGLNGLALGPVFSSMTHGYDTLDYYAVDDRLGDESDVVHLVNAAHERGIRVLLDGVFNHVGRAHPWFTDVERNGQASPYADLFRIDWAGWSPGKPVKADVFEGHDGLVALDHRSPRVADLVIDVMNYWLERGVDGWRLDAAYAVPPEFWAGVLPKVRQRHPEAWFTGEVIHGADVQMIEASTMDSLTQYELWQGIWHGISDRNLHELGHALKRHSLLLSGYVPSTFIGNHDVTRIASAIGSDHVGHALAVLFTVAGVPSIYAGDEFGWKAVKEDRFGGDDAVRPAFPAAPPGEDALDPEASRILHEHQELISLRRRNPWLHRATSNLIVASNETLAFRTAASSADALVTLLNLAPTAQLLPGAGATAVVAGSAACDGGDFLVPANGWAVLA